The following proteins are co-located in the Trichormus variabilis 0441 genome:
- a CDS encoding type II toxin-antitoxin system HicB family antitoxin, with amino-acid sequence MKIKAVIWQEDDVWCGSVPALPGCHTWADSYEHLLEMLQDAIQGWLEVASEREELEPEQQIIELSL; translated from the coding sequence ATGAAAATTAAAGCAGTTATCTGGCAAGAAGATGATGTATGGTGTGGTTCTGTACCAGCTTTACCAGGATGTCACACTTGGGCAGATAGCTACGAACATCTATTAGAAATGTTACAAGATGCGATTCAAGGCTGGCTGGAAGTTGCTAGTGAACGAGAAGAGCTTGAACCAGAGCAACAGATTATTGAACTATCACTATGA
- a CDS encoding DUF433 domain-containing protein, with the protein MTVNYHNIITIEPGKRGGKPCIRGMRITVYDVLSYLASGMTYEEILDDFPYLTQEDILACLSYAADRERQMLTIPA; encoded by the coding sequence ATGACCGTAAATTACCACAATATTATTACCATTGAACCAGGAAAAAGAGGCGGTAAACCTTGTATTCGGGGAATGCGAATAACTGTGTATGATGTGTTATCTTATCTTGCTTCTGGTATGACATACGAGGAAATACTTGATGATTTTCCTTATTTAACGCAAGAAGATATTTTAGCTTGCCTTAGCTATGCAGCCGATAGAGAAAGGCAAATGCTTACTATACCAGCATGA
- a CDS encoding Uma2 family endonuclease, producing the protein MLNYNPLHCLPSSEELPDSDDTPVDNELQDLIPSLLKSTLALVWSDRWDWYFGVNMGIYYDPKKSAIVPDGFLSIEVKRFIDGDLRLSYVLWEEQKPPVLVVEVASPKHLGEYSSKKELYAKELGILYYVVYNPFRRKKSPLEVYRLEDGEYILMSGDPIWLPEIGLGIGRERGIYQGIAREWLYWYNEKGERLLTPEERILDAEQRANFESQRRLEAEEQVHILTERLKTLGFEPETMAGN; encoded by the coding sequence ATGTTAAACTACAACCCGTTACACTGTTTACCATCGTCTGAAGAGTTACCCGATTCTGATGATACGCCTGTGGATAATGAACTACAAGATTTAATTCCTAGCTTGTTAAAGTCAACACTAGCTTTAGTGTGGTCAGATCGTTGGGATTGGTACTTTGGTGTAAATATGGGCATATACTATGACCCTAAAAAATCTGCCATTGTACCAGATGGTTTTCTCAGCATAGAGGTTAAGCGTTTTATTGATGGGGACTTACGCCTGAGTTATGTATTGTGGGAAGAACAAAAGCCACCTGTTTTAGTGGTGGAGGTTGCTTCCCCGAAACATTTAGGAGAATATAGCAGCAAAAAAGAACTCTATGCAAAAGAATTAGGAATTTTGTACTACGTTGTGTACAACCCTTTTCGACGCAAGAAATCTCCTCTGGAAGTGTATCGGTTAGAAGATGGGGAATATATCCTCATGTCAGGAGATCCAATTTGGCTACCAGAAATTGGTTTAGGAATTGGAAGAGAACGTGGCATTTATCAAGGTATAGCGCGGGAGTGGTTGTATTGGTATAACGAAAAAGGGGAAAGGTTGCTTACCCCAGAGGAACGTATTTTGGATGCAGAACAACGGGCAAATTTTGAATCACAACGACGTTTAGAAGCAGAAGAACAAGTCCATATTTTGACAGAAAGATTAAAAACCTTGGGTTTTGAGCCAGAAACAATGGCTGGAAATTAA
- the ndhD1 gene encoding photosynthetic/respiratory NAD(P)H-quinone oxidoreductase subunit D1, translating to MNTANFPWLTTIILLPIAASLLIPIIPDKDGKTIRWYALIVGLIDFALIVYAFYTSYDFANPDLQLVESYPWVPQLDLNWSVGADGLSMPLIILTGFITTLATLAAWPVTLKPRLFYFLLLAMYGGQIAVFAVQDLLLFFLVWELELIPVYLLLAIWGGKKRQYAATKFILYTAGGSLFILLAALTMAFYGDNVTFDMRSLALKDYALNFQLLLYAGFLIAYAIKLPIIPLHTWLPDAHGEATAPAHMLLAGILLKMGGYALIRMNAGILPDAHAYFAPVLVVLGVVNIIYAALTSFAQRNLKRKIAYSSISHMGFVIIGFASFTDLGLSGAVLQMVSHGLIGASLFFLVGATYDRTHTLMLDEMGGVGKRMPKIFAMFTACSMASLALPGMSGFVAELMVFVGFATSDAYSSTFKVIVVFLMAVGVILTPIYLLSMLREIFYGKENEELVSHQQLIDAEPREVFVIACLLVPIIGIGFYPKLLTQMYDATTVQLTARLRDSVPTLAQEKPEAPKVSLSAPVIGN from the coding sequence ATGAATACAGCTAATTTTCCGTGGCTGACGACGATTATTTTACTACCGATAGCCGCGTCACTACTGATTCCCATCATTCCCGATAAAGACGGCAAAACCATCCGTTGGTATGCCCTCATCGTAGGGTTGATTGATTTTGCCCTGATTGTTTACGCGTTTTATACCAGTTACGACTTCGCCAATCCCGATTTACAGTTGGTGGAGAGTTACCCTTGGGTACCGCAACTGGATTTGAACTGGTCTGTGGGCGCAGACGGCTTGTCTATGCCCCTGATTATTTTGACTGGATTCATCACCACCCTAGCCACCTTAGCAGCCTGGCCTGTGACCTTAAAGCCCAGGCTATTTTACTTTTTGCTCCTGGCTATGTATGGCGGTCAAATCGCCGTATTTGCCGTTCAGGATCTCCTACTGTTTTTCCTGGTGTGGGAGTTGGAGTTAATCCCCGTTTACTTGTTGCTGGCAATTTGGGGAGGTAAAAAGCGGCAGTACGCAGCCACCAAATTTATTTTGTACACGGCTGGTGGTTCGCTGTTTATTTTATTAGCCGCTTTGACAATGGCCTTTTATGGCGATAATGTCACCTTTGATATGCGATCGCTCGCTCTCAAAGATTACGCCTTAAATTTCCAATTGTTGCTATATGCTGGCTTCCTGATTGCCTACGCCATCAAATTACCCATCATTCCCCTACATACTTGGTTGCCAGATGCCCACGGCGAAGCTACAGCCCCCGCGCATATGTTACTGGCAGGTATTCTGCTGAAAATGGGTGGTTATGCCCTGATTCGGATGAACGCTGGCATTTTACCCGATGCCCATGCTTATTTCGCACCTGTGCTGGTTGTCTTGGGGGTAGTTAACATCATCTACGCTGCCTTAACATCCTTTGCCCAGCGTAACCTCAAGCGGAAGATCGCTTACTCCTCAATTTCCCATATGGGCTTTGTGATTATCGGGTTTGCTTCCTTCACCGATTTGGGTTTGAGTGGAGCAGTGTTACAAATGGTCTCCCACGGTTTAATCGGGGCAAGTTTATTCTTCCTCGTCGGTGCGACTTATGACCGGACACATACCCTGATGTTAGATGAGATGGGCGGTGTCGGTAAGCGAATGCCCAAAATTTTCGCTATGTTCACAGCTTGTTCAATGGCTTCTTTAGCATTGCCGGGAATGAGTGGCTTCGTAGCAGAATTAATGGTATTCGTCGGCTTTGCTACCAGCGATGCTTATAGCTCCACATTTAAGGTCATCGTGGTATTCCTTATGGCAGTTGGGGTAATTTTAACTCCAATTTATCTTCTGTCAATGCTGCGGGAAATTTTCTACGGTAAAGAAAACGAAGAATTAGTTTCTCATCAGCAACTCATAGATGCTGAACCCCGCGAAGTATTTGTCATTGCTTGTCTACTAGTGCCAATTATTGGTATTGGTTTCTATCCCAAGCTACTAACTCAGATGTACGACGCTACAACTGTACAACTGACAGCAAGGTTACGTGATTCTGTCCCGACTTTGGCACAGGAAAAACCAGAAGCACCAAAAGTTTCCTTAAGTGCGCCAGTAATTGGTAATTAA
- a CDS encoding NAD(P)H-quinone oxidoreductase subunit 5 codes for MEVIYQYAWLIPVLPLLGAMLVGLGLISFNQTTNRLRQLNAVLIISLMGAALGLSLTLLWSQLQGHPTYLRTLEWAAAGNFHLTMGYTIDNLTSLMLVIVTSVAVLVMVYTDGYMAHDPGYVRFYAYLSLFGSSMLGLVVSPNLVQIYIFWELVGMCSYLLVGFWYDRKSAADAAQKAFVTNRVGDFGLLLGILGLFWATGSFEFNVMGDRLAELVQTGSISNFLAVLFAILVFLGPVAKSAQFPLHVWLPDAMEGPTPISALIHAATMVAAGVFLIARMYPVFEHVPAAMNVIAFTGALTAFLGATIAITQNDIKKGLAYSTISQLGYMVMAMGVGAYSAGLFHLMTHAYFKAMLFLGSGSVIHGMEAVVGHDPALAQDMRLMGGLRKYMPATGLTFLIGCLAISGIPPFAGFWSKDEILGAAYAANPLLWFIGWMTAGITAFYMFRMYFSTFEGKFRGNDEKIKDKLLKAKTILLELESAEPAPVFGPGAMKKGELAATGGHHDGHGHHSSSPHESPWTMTLPLLILAIPSMLIGLVGTPYNNYFERFIFSPTESLAEVLEKAAEFDPNEFYIMAGGSVGVSLIGITLASLMYLQRKIDPAAIAAKIKPLYELSLNKWYFDDIYHRVFVLGLRRLARQVMEVDFRVVDGAVNLTGFFTLVSGEGLKYLENGRVQFYALIVFGAVLGLVIVFGVT; via the coding sequence ATGGAAGTAATCTATCAATATGCCTGGCTAATCCCAGTATTGCCTCTGTTGGGAGCAATGTTGGTCGGTCTTGGCTTAATTTCGTTCAATCAAACGACAAACCGCCTGCGGCAGCTAAACGCTGTGTTGATCATTTCCCTCATGGGCGCGGCCCTGGGTCTGTCGTTGACCTTGCTGTGGAGTCAACTCCAAGGACACCCAACTTATCTCCGCACCCTAGAATGGGCGGCAGCAGGCAATTTTCACCTGACTATGGGCTACACTATCGACAATCTCACATCCCTGATGCTGGTGATTGTAACATCGGTAGCTGTGCTAGTCATGGTTTACACGGATGGTTACATGGCTCATGACCCAGGCTACGTTAGGTTTTATGCCTATCTCAGCCTATTTGGCTCCTCAATGTTGGGTCTAGTAGTCAGCCCTAATCTAGTCCAGATTTATATTTTCTGGGAACTAGTGGGGATGTGTTCTTACTTGCTGGTTGGCTTCTGGTACGATCGCAAATCAGCCGCAGATGCAGCCCAAAAAGCGTTTGTCACCAACCGTGTAGGTGACTTTGGTCTACTGCTGGGTATTCTGGGGCTATTTTGGGCAACAGGCAGCTTCGAGTTTAACGTGATGGGCGATCGCCTAGCCGAACTCGTCCAAACAGGTTCTATCAGCAATTTCCTGGCTGTACTGTTTGCAATTTTAGTCTTCCTCGGCCCAGTTGCTAAATCTGCCCAATTCCCCCTCCATGTCTGGCTACCAGACGCGATGGAAGGCCCCACCCCCATTTCTGCCTTAATCCACGCGGCAACGATGGTGGCGGCTGGTGTATTCCTAATTGCCCGGATGTACCCCGTTTTTGAACACGTTCCCGCAGCGATGAACGTGATTGCTTTCACTGGGGCATTAACAGCATTTTTGGGTGCGACTATTGCAATTACCCAAAACGACATCAAAAAGGGCTTGGCTTACTCCACTATCTCCCAATTGGGTTACATGGTGATGGCGATGGGCGTAGGGGCTTACAGTGCGGGATTATTCCACCTAATGACCCACGCTTATTTCAAAGCGATGTTGTTCTTGGGTTCTGGTTCCGTCATTCATGGCATGGAAGCTGTTGTTGGTCATGACCCGGCTTTAGCACAGGATATGCGCTTAATGGGTGGCCTGCGGAAGTATATGCCTGCCACCGGATTGACATTTTTGATTGGTTGCTTGGCTATTTCGGGGATTCCTCCCTTTGCTGGTTTCTGGTCAAAAGATGAAATTCTCGGTGCTGCTTATGCCGCTAACCCATTGCTGTGGTTTATTGGCTGGATGACTGCTGGGATTACCGCTTTTTATATGTTTAGAATGTATTTCTCGACATTTGAAGGCAAATTCCGGGGGAATGACGAGAAAATTAAGGACAAGCTCCTCAAAGCTAAAACAATCCTTCTGGAACTAGAGTCAGCAGAACCCGCACCGGTTTTTGGCCCTGGGGCAATGAAAAAAGGAGAATTAGCTGCTACTGGTGGTCATCATGATGGTCACGGTCATCACAGTAGTTCTCCCCATGAATCACCTTGGACAATGACTCTGCCATTGCTGATTTTGGCTATACCTTCAATGTTGATTGGTTTGGTAGGTACACCCTACAACAATTACTTTGAACGGTTTATTTTTTCGCCCACAGAAAGCTTGGCTGAAGTACTGGAAAAAGCGGCTGAATTTGATCCTAATGAGTTTTACATCATGGCTGGTGGTTCAGTCGGTGTTTCCTTGATTGGGATTACCTTGGCTTCGCTGATGTATTTGCAGCGTAAAATCGACCCGGCGGCGATCGCTGCTAAAATTAAGCCACTCTACGAACTATCACTTAATAAATGGTATTTCGATGACATTTACCACCGTGTATTTGTGCTTGGTTTGCGTCGCCTCGCTAGACAAGTTATGGAAGTGGACTTCCGGGTTGTTGATGGTGCTGTCAACTTGACAGGCTTTTTCACCTTGGTTAGTGGCGAAGGTCTAAAATATCTCGAAAACGGTCGAGTTCAATTCTATGCCCTCATCGTATTCGGGGCTGTTTTGGGCTTAGTTATCGTTTTCGGTGTCACCTAA
- a CDS encoding thioredoxin family protein → MVLSVSERTFTQEVLESPVPVLVNFEAPWCGLCRIIHPLLLQFQSQCGEQIKLVGVNADENFKLSNTYRLKSLPTLLLIENGIIRHRLEGFRGRDDLRLALEEIRLSYTNRPKAYSSSKTADLECRTA, encoded by the coding sequence ATGGTGTTGTCGGTTAGTGAGCGGACATTTACTCAAGAAGTTTTAGAATCTCCGGTTCCGGTTTTAGTAAATTTTGAAGCACCCTGGTGTGGGTTGTGTCGCATTATCCACCCTTTGTTATTACAATTTCAATCTCAATGCGGCGAACAAATTAAACTAGTTGGGGTGAACGCTGACGAGAATTTCAAACTTTCTAACACTTATCGTTTAAAGTCTTTGCCCACGTTACTTTTGATTGAAAATGGGATCATTCGCCATCGTCTAGAAGGGTTTCGCGGCAGAGATGACTTACGATTGGCGTTGGAAGAAATCAGACTCAGTTATACCAACCGCCCTAAAGCCTACAGTAGCTCTAAAACGGCAGACTTAGAATGTCGGACAGCGTGA
- a CDS encoding NnrU family protein produces MMLNPWLTPSHFVMLGLQLTFAIAHSGGAALRPWAEKYIGPRLYRIFFALVSLPLAVILIIYFFNHRYDGLQLWQVQNVPGVQAVVWVLSAISFLFLYPATFNLLEIAAIQKPQVHLYETGIIRITRHPQMVGQVIWCIAHTLWLGTSFTLVTSFGLILHHLFGVWHGDRRLSKRYGEAFEIVKQRTSIIPFAAIIDGRQSIKWEEFIRPAYLGVGIFVALLWWAHPLLFVATSRLNW; encoded by the coding sequence ATGATGCTGAATCCTTGGTTGACTCCGAGTCATTTTGTCATGCTGGGGTTACAATTAACTTTTGCGATCGCCCACAGTGGCGGCGCTGCGTTACGACCTTGGGCAGAAAAGTACATTGGGCCAAGGCTTTATCGCATTTTTTTTGCATTAGTCAGTCTACCGTTGGCTGTCATATTGATTATTTACTTCTTTAATCACCGTTACGACGGGTTGCAACTTTGGCAGGTACAGAATGTACCAGGAGTACAGGCTGTAGTTTGGGTATTATCAGCTATTTCATTTTTGTTTTTGTATCCTGCCACCTTCAATCTACTAGAAATTGCGGCTATTCAAAAGCCCCAAGTACACTTGTATGAAACAGGAATTATTCGGATTACCCGTCATCCCCAAATGGTAGGACAGGTAATTTGGTGTATTGCCCATACTCTATGGTTAGGTACAAGCTTTACCCTTGTGACTTCTTTTGGGCTGATTTTGCACCATTTATTTGGAGTTTGGCATGGCGATCGCCGTTTGAGCAAGCGTTACGGCGAAGCTTTTGAAATTGTGAAACAGCGCACCTCAATCATTCCCTTTGCCGCAATTATTGATGGTCGTCAATCTATCAAGTGGGAAGAATTTATCCGCCCTGCATATTTAGGAGTTGGTATTTTTGTCGCTTTACTTTGGTGGGCGCACCCCCTGTTGTTTGTAGCAACTAGTAGGTTAAACTGGTAG
- a CDS encoding LysR family transcriptional regulator yields MSDLPFTLDQLRILKAIAVEGSFKRAADSLYVSQPAVSLQVQNLERQLDVPLFDRGGRRAQLTEAGHLLLNYGEKILSLCQETCRAIEDLQNLQGGTLIVGASQTTGTYLLPKMIGMFRQKYPDVAVQLHVHSTRRTAWSVANGQVDLAIIGGEIPGELTESLEIIPYAEDELALILPVFHPFTKQETIQKEDLYKLQFITLDSQSTIRKVIDQVLSRSEIDTRRFKIEMELNSIEAIKNAVQSGLGAAFVSTSAIAKELQMGVLHCTPIDGVVIKRTLWLIFNPNRYRSKAAEAFSQEILPQFATPDWNQDVLKLVQKKLVVNVLDAAIPNTSDDG; encoded by the coding sequence ATGTCTGACCTTCCTTTCACTTTAGATCAGTTACGCATTCTCAAAGCGATCGCCGTAGAAGGGAGCTTCAAACGCGCCGCTGATAGTCTTTATGTCTCCCAACCTGCCGTGAGTTTGCAAGTGCAGAATTTAGAACGGCAGTTGGATGTCCCTTTATTTGACCGTGGCGGCCGTCGCGCACAATTAACCGAAGCAGGACATCTACTATTGAATTACGGTGAAAAAATTCTCAGTTTGTGCCAAGAAACTTGCCGCGCTATTGAGGATTTACAAAATCTCCAAGGAGGTACTTTAATTGTTGGTGCTTCTCAAACTACTGGAACATACCTGCTGCCGAAAATGATTGGGATGTTCCGACAGAAGTACCCTGATGTGGCAGTACAACTGCACGTCCATTCGACTCGGCGCACAGCTTGGAGTGTGGCTAACGGGCAAGTGGATTTGGCAATTATCGGGGGGGAAATTCCTGGGGAACTGACGGAGTCTTTGGAAATTATTCCCTATGCCGAAGATGAACTGGCCCTTATTCTCCCAGTGTTTCACCCCTTTACCAAACAGGAAACAATTCAAAAAGAAGATTTATACAAACTACAATTCATTACTTTAGATTCTCAATCAACAATACGCAAAGTTATCGATCAAGTCCTATCTCGCAGTGAGATTGATACTAGGCGGTTTAAGATTGAAATGGAGTTAAATTCCATTGAGGCGATTAAAAATGCTGTACAGTCGGGTTTAGGTGCAGCTTTTGTTTCCACTAGTGCGATCGCTAAAGAATTACAGATGGGTGTACTCCACTGCACCCCCATTGATGGCGTAGTCATCAAACGGACACTGTGGCTAATTTTCAATCCTAATCGTTACAGATCCAAAGCAGCAGAAGCTTTTAGCCAAGAGATATTACCGCAGTTCGCCACTCCTGACTGGAATCAAGATGTGTTAAAACTGGTGCAAAAAAAACTAGTGGTAAATGTACTAGATGCAGCCATCCCCAATACTTCCGATGATGGCTAA
- a CDS encoding Crp/Fnr family transcriptional regulator: MQSPSSFSEASRPFLTWQRILDWAQEHYRCRTFSKDERIPARPGLLYLVQRGAIRMVGTAQVSATASQLTSRRINRTPEEAFLGFVGAGQPFEIVAQSPFTLQSYAHVDQTAVLWMYWHDLDNWPHFRREVMDAFRYQHQRKLLWLSALGQRRTIDRLLGFLTLLIEEYGEPAMSETDPDVIRGYCLPFPLTHAQIGSAIGSTRVTVTRLMGKLRQRGLILTQGDNLICLPAESINRAS; this comes from the coding sequence ATGCAATCTCCATCCTCCTTTTCTGAGGCATCACGCCCTTTTTTGACTTGGCAACGCATTCTTGACTGGGCTCAAGAACACTATCGCTGCCGTACCTTTAGCAAAGATGAGCGCATTCCAGCAAGACCTGGGTTGCTTTATTTAGTGCAGAGAGGTGCGATCCGCATGGTAGGAACCGCCCAGGTTAGTGCTACTGCAAGTCAATTGACTTCTCGACGGATCAACAGAACCCCAGAAGAAGCTTTCTTGGGATTTGTGGGCGCGGGACAGCCGTTTGAAATTGTGGCTCAGTCTCCATTCACACTCCAGTCCTACGCTCACGTTGATCAAACCGCCGTACTGTGGATGTATTGGCACGATCTAGACAACTGGCCTCACTTCCGTCGTGAAGTGATGGATGCTTTCAGATACCAACACCAGCGTAAGTTGCTGTGGCTTAGTGCCTTGGGACAACGGCGTACAATTGACAGACTCTTAGGATTCCTCACCCTACTGATTGAGGAATATGGAGAACCAGCCATGAGCGAAACTGATCCCGATGTCATTCGTGGTTATTGTCTGCCTTTCCCCCTTACCCATGCTCAAATTGGTAGTGCCATTGGTTCAACTCGTGTAACCGTGACTCGTTTAATGGGTAAGTTACGTCAGCGTGGCTTAATCCTTACTCAAGGGGATAACTTGATTTGTTTGCCAGCAGAGTCAATCAACAGAGCTAGCTAA
- a CDS encoding DALR anticodon-binding domain-containing protein gives MDSFNSHQEQQSTIKAEIPLYKGRDSQRILYICGVALRLAKSHNRDPMEIASVITSRLLDICKENLLVRIVDPGWIHLELADSLLAAWLQNLSLGGLGDDRDTKENERFVTIHPSRLFAMQYAHARCCSLILLAQRGGLILFREPLPDNWQELALGSLASTMQIPWLNGEAKIRLNHPAESCLISELIQVVDSLIFPHDDKVMNWEKLGSDLSQAFGTFWSQCRIWGEVKTTLPEVTQARLGLILATQTVFRFLLVTKLGSVAPLEL, from the coding sequence GTGGATAGCTTTAACTCTCATCAGGAACAGCAAAGCACAATAAAAGCGGAAATTCCTCTATATAAAGGTAGAGATAGCCAACGAATTTTATATATTTGCGGAGTAGCTCTGCGACTGGCAAAATCTCATAATCGAGATCCAATGGAGATAGCCAGTGTTATTACTTCCCGATTATTAGATATATGTAAAGAAAACTTATTGGTGCGGATTGTTGATCCAGGTTGGATTCATCTAGAATTGGCTGACTCTTTGTTAGCAGCTTGGTTGCAAAATCTTTCACTGGGGGGTTTAGGAGACGATAGGGACACAAAAGAAAATGAGAGATTTGTCACTATTCACCCTTCTCGTTTGTTTGCAATGCAGTATGCTCATGCACGTTGTTGTTCGTTAATATTACTGGCTCAACGTGGAGGATTAATTCTATTTAGGGAACCATTACCAGATAACTGGCAAGAGCTGGCGCTGGGTAGTTTAGCATCAACGATGCAAATACCTTGGTTGAATGGTGAGGCAAAAATTCGCCTCAATCACCCAGCAGAAAGCTGTTTAATTTCTGAGTTAATACAAGTAGTAGATAGTTTGATATTTCCTCATGATGATAAGGTTATGAACTGGGAAAAATTAGGGTCAGATTTAAGCCAAGCTTTTGGCACTTTTTGGAGCCAGTGCCGTATTTGGGGGGAAGTCAAAACTACTTTGCCAGAAGTCACTCAAGCCAGACTGGGACTAATTTTGGCTACTCAGACGGTATTCAGATTTTTACTAGTAACCAAGTTGGGGAGTGTTGCGCCTCTTGAGCTTTAG
- a CDS encoding Cof-type HAD-IIB family hydrolase, whose product MIKLLVLDIDGTISGESNAVSPYVKEAIAAVQARGIPVAIATGRMYRSALRFHQDINSTLPLAAYQGAWIQDPSDQKIHQHLPVDRKTAEQLLDYFEQPQWRSLLSIHFYINDQLYVREVTQETATYAQRSGITPIAVGDLRQTLTNAPTKILALCDDTEVINNLLGSLRLQYTPAELYLTTSVATFFEATNPFVNKGNAVRYLAEELLGIQSHEVMCIGDNFNDLEMLEYAGIGIAMGNAPTGVQAIAQWVAPTVEEDGAAVAIEKFLLS is encoded by the coding sequence ATGATTAAACTACTCGTATTAGACATAGATGGCACCATTTCGGGAGAGTCGAACGCCGTCAGCCCATATGTTAAGGAAGCGATCGCCGCAGTTCAAGCCAGAGGTATTCCCGTGGCGATCGCTACCGGCAGGATGTATCGTTCGGCACTCCGCTTTCATCAAGATATTAACTCTACTTTGCCCCTAGCCGCTTATCAAGGAGCCTGGATTCAAGACCCATCTGACCAAAAAATCCATCAACATCTACCTGTAGATAGAAAGACGGCTGAACAATTATTAGATTATTTTGAACAGCCACAGTGGCGATCGCTTTTATCTATCCACTTCTACATTAATGATCAGCTCTACGTGCGCGAAGTCACCCAAGAGACTGCAACTTACGCACAACGTTCTGGTATTACCCCCATTGCGGTAGGTGATTTGCGCCAAACTTTAACTAATGCACCCACAAAAATTTTAGCCTTGTGCGATGACACAGAGGTAATCAACAACCTCTTGGGCAGTTTGCGCCTACAATACACACCAGCTGAACTTTATCTCACCACATCCGTCGCCACTTTCTTTGAAGCAACTAATCCCTTTGTCAACAAAGGCAATGCTGTGCGCTACCTAGCCGAAGAATTGCTGGGAATACAAAGCCACGAGGTTATGTGCATTGGTGATAACTTCAATGATCTGGAAATGCTGGAATACGCCGGTATTGGGATCGCTATGGGGAACGCCCCCACAGGAGTACAGGCGATCGCTCAATGGGTAGCCCCCACTGTCGAAGAGGATGGAGCTGCTGTCGCAATTGAGAAATTTCTACTTTCGTAA
- a CDS encoding energy-coupling factor ABC transporter ATP-binding protein — translation MKSLTPHPHSSSRNSHQAVVRVQNLVYAYPHQEPVLHNISFTLNAGDRVALMGATGSGKSTLLENLIGIKQPQSGKIWINDISLEPQTLPEVRRYIGFGFQDANDQLFMPTILEDITFGPLNYGVPAPIARDQARHLLADFGLEAYANRSAHELSGGQRRLAALAAILALEPAILILDEPTTGLDPAWRRHLARVLLNLPVQVMLIASHELHWLGKVTQRALVLSNGRIQVDNEIQPLLQNGEILEQLGLPIDW, via the coding sequence TTGAAATCTCTGACTCCTCACCCCCACTCTTCCAGCCGTAATTCCCATCAAGCTGTTGTCCGGGTACAGAACTTGGTTTACGCTTATCCTCACCAAGAACCAGTTCTGCACAATATTTCTTTTACATTAAATGCCGGCGATCGCGTAGCGTTGATGGGTGCAACCGGTTCTGGTAAAAGTACCTTATTAGAAAACCTCATTGGCATCAAACAACCGCAATCAGGCAAAATCTGGATTAACGATATCTCCTTAGAACCCCAGACTTTACCTGAGGTAAGGCGATACATTGGCTTTGGCTTTCAAGATGCCAATGACCAATTATTTATGCCCACCATCTTAGAAGATATTACCTTTGGCCCCCTTAACTATGGTGTACCAGCCCCAATAGCACGGGATCAAGCACGGCATTTATTAGCGGATTTCGGTCTAGAAGCCTATGCTAACCGTTCAGCACACGAGCTTTCTGGTGGACAAAGAAGACTTGCCGCCCTGGCTGCTATTTTGGCACTAGAGCCTGCTATTTTAATTTTAGATGAACCTACTACTGGACTTGATCCAGCATGGCGAAGACACTTAGCAAGAGTTCTATTAAATTTGCCAGTGCAAGTCATGTTAATAGCTTCCCATGAACTACATTGGCTAGGAAAAGTTACTCAACGCGCCCTAGTACTATCCAATGGACGCATTCAAGTAGACAACGAAATTCAGCCACTATTGCAAAATGGAGAAATTTTAGAGCAGTTGGGTTTGCCAATAGACTGGTAA